GGGAACTTTGTCGAGGGGCGGTTCACCTGCCTCCGGCGCGCGAACGACATCAGCCAGGACACCTCCTTCGTGCCGTCGCCCCAGGTCAATCGCCACAAGGACGAGCGCTTCGGGACCCACCATGCCCGGGACGCGTGGCACCTTTTCAACACGCTGGGCTACGACCTCAATCTGTTCTCCTCGGCCCTGAAGGTCAACAGCCAGTACATGCATGCGATCCACTTCAACATCCGGCTGCGCAAGCCCACCTCCGTCGAGGCGATCCTGGCGCGGCTGAAACAGGATGATCGCATGGCGCTGACCTACAAGCAGTCGGCCAATTCCGTCTTCTCCTTCGGTCGGGACTACGGACACTACGGCCGCATCCTGAACCAGGGGGTGCTCGTGGTGCCGACCCTCACCGTCCACAAGGGAACCGAGGTGGTCGGCTTCTGCTTCACGCCGCAGGACGGCAACGCGCTGATCAGCAGCGTGGCCGCCGCCACGTGGTTCCTGTACCCGGAGTCCTACGAGTCGAAGCTGAACTGCCTGAACGACTCGATCTTCGACGAGGTTTGAAGGGCCCGCGCCCGCGGGCCTCTGAGACGGGGTCCTACTTCTCGAACTTCTTCAGGACCAGGGCGGCGTTCGTGCCGCCAAACCCGAACGAATTGTTGAGCCCGAAGCGCACCGTCATCCGGCGCGATTCGTTCGGGACGTAATCCAGGTCGCATTCCGGGTCGGGGGTCGTGTAATTGATCGTGGGAGGCACGTGATCGCGCTCGACCACCAGGGCCAGGATCGCCGTCTCCAGGCCCCCGGCACCTCCGAGAAGATGGCCGGTCATCGACTTGGTGCTGCTCACCGCGACCTTGCGGGCGCGCTCGCCAAATACGGTCCGGATGGCCCGCGTCTCCACCGCGTCCCCCTGGGGCGTCGAGGTGCCGTGCGCGTTGACGTAATCGATGGCCGAGGCATCGATCCCGGCGTCCCGGATGGCGCGCTGCATGACGCGCACCGGGCCGTCGCCGTCCTCCGACGGCGCCGAGACGTGGAACGCGTCCCCCGACGTGCCGTAGCCCGCGACCTCGGCGTACACCTTCGCGCCGCGCCGGACGGCATGGCCGAGCTCCTCGAGGATGACCACGCCGGCCCCCTCGCTGATCACGAATCCGTCGCGCTCCCGGTCGAAGGGGCGCGACGCGCCTTTCGGATCCTCGTTGCGCGTGGACAGGGCGCGCATGGCGGAAAACCCTCCCACGCACAGGGGTGCGATCACCCCCTCGCACCCGCCGGCGATCATCACGTCGGCGTCCCCGCGCTTGATGATCTCGAAGGCGTCTCCGATGGCGTGCGTCCCCGTGGCGCATGCCGTGCAGGCGGCCTGGTTCGGACCCTTCGCCCCGTAGCGGATGGAGACCTGCCCCGAGGCCATATTGACGATGAGACCGACGATGAAGAAAGGGGAGATCCGCCGCGGCCCTTCGCGAAGCAGGATGGCATGCTGCCGCTCGATCGAGGGGAGCCCGCCGATCCCCGAACCGATGAACACGCCCACCCGTTCGGCCTCCGAAGGCGACACCTGGAATGCCGCGTCGCGCATGGCGATCTCCGACGCGGCCATGGCGTAGTGGATGAACAGGTCCATCTTCTTGACGTCTTTCTTGGGGACCCAGTCCTCCGGGTTGAACCCCTTCACCTCTCCGGCGATGCGGCAGGCGTACTCGGAGGCGTCGAAACG
This sequence is a window from Candidatus Polarisedimenticolia bacterium. Protein-coding genes within it:
- the fabF gene encoding beta-ketoacyl-ACP synthase II, whose translation is MERRVVISGVGMVSPLGIGNQENWEGLIQGRSGIGPITRFDASEYACRIAGEVKGFNPEDWVPKKDVKKMDLFIHYAMAASEIAMRDAAFQVSPSEAERVGVFIGSGIGGLPSIERQHAILLREGPRRISPFFIVGLIVNMASGQVSIRYGAKGPNQAACTACATGTHAIGDAFEIIKRGDADVMIAGGCEGVIAPLCVGGFSAMRALSTRNEDPKGASRPFDRERDGFVISEGAGVVILEELGHAVRRGAKVYAEVAGYGTSGDAFHVSAPSEDGDGPVRVMQRAIRDAGIDASAIDYVNAHGTSTPQGDAVETRAIRTVFGERARKVAVSSTKSMTGHLLGGAGGLETAILALVVERDHVPPTINYTTPDPECDLDYVPNESRRMTVRFGLNNSFGFGGTNAALVLKKFEK